CGACTGGATGATCCTCTCCTTCATCGGGAAAGCCCTGGGCGCCTCCGACCCCGTCTTCACCGCCGAGCGCGCCGAGCAGGTCTTCAACGCGCTGGCCGCGGCGGTGCCGGCCTTCGGGGGGATGACGTACCGCGCCCTCGGCGATGCGGGACGGATGGTCACGGCATGAGCGGGCCCGCTCTCGATCTCCTGCTCCAGGCCATGCCCGTCGCCTTCATCATGTTCGTGGTGCTCAACTTCGGTGGGCTGCTCACCTGGGTCGAGCGGAAGCAGTCGGCCATCATGCAAGACCGGATCGGGGCCAATCGCGCCAGCATCTTCGGGATCCGCATCCTGGGGCTCCTGCACCCGCTTGCCGACGCGGTGAAGATGCTGACGAAGGAAGACTTCATGCCCGCCCACGCCGACCGGATGCTCTTCAAGCTGGCGCCCTTCGTGTCGGTGTTCTTCGCCCTCGGCGCCTTCGCCTCCATCCCCTTCGGCGACACCCTCAGGATCTTCGGGCGCGAGATCCAGCTCCAGGCCGTCACCCTCAACGTGGGCATCCTCTACGTCCTCGCCATGCTCTCGCTCGGTGTCTACGGGCTCATGATGGCGGGCTGGGCCTCCGCCAACAACTACGCGCTCCTGGGCGGCCAGCGCGCGGCCGCCCTCATGATCTCGGCCGAGGTCGCCATCGGGGCCTCCATCATGGGCGTGGTCATGGTCTACGGCTCGCTCAACATGCAGGACATCGCCCGCGCCCAGGGGCTGCCGCTTCTCCCGCAGTACTTCGGGCCGTGGATCCCCGCCTGGGGCATCCTGACCCAGCCCCTCGCTTTCCTCCTCTTCCTGACCGCGGGCATCGCGGCCACCAAGCGCATTCCCTTCGACATGCCCGAGGGCGAGTCGGAGATCATCGGCTACTTCATCGAGTACAGCGGCATGAAGTTCGGGATGTTCGCCATGGCCGACTTCCTCGAGACCGTGGTGATCGCGGGCATGACCACGGCCCTCTTCCTGGGCGGCTGGCAGGTGCCATATCTGCAGGCCTCGGGCTTCGTCTTCCCGTGGGGGCTGGAGGTGTCCCTGCCGCATCTGCTGGTGACGGCGCTCCAGGTCGGAGCCTTCCTGACCAAGGTCGTCGCCATGATCTGGTTCCTCATGCTGATTCGCTGGACGCTGCCCCGCTTCCGCTATGACCAGGCCATGCGTCTGGGCTGGCTGGGCCTCTTCCCCCTGTCCATCCTGAACATCGTGGTGACGGGGTTCGTGATTCTCCTTCTCGGAAGGGCCTGAGCATGGCCGCTTCGTACAAGAGCGCGAATACGCCGGCGGATCCAAAGCACTCGAGCCGGCTGGGCCTTCGCCAGCACTTCTACCTGGCCGAGGTGCTCGGCGGGCTCAAGCTGACGGGGATCCGCTTCTTTGCCAATATGTGGCGGCACACCCTGCACACCGTCTTTCGCGTCAAGAGCGCGAGGGGGGCGGTGACCATCCAGTATCCCGACGAGCGGCGCCCCTATGCCACGCGGCTTCGCAGCCTGCACCGGCTCGTGCGACGGGAGGACGGCTCGCCCCGCTGCGTCGCCTGCATGATGTGCGAGACCGTCTGTCCCGCCCACTGCATCTACATCGTGGCCACCGAGCACCCGAATCCCGAGATCGAGAAGGTGCCGGAGCGCTTCGACATCGACCTCGGCAAGTGCGTGTTCTGCGGCTACTGTGTCGAGGCCTGTCCCGAAGACGCCATCCGGATGGACACGGGCATCCTGGAATTCTCCTCCTACAGCCGCGGCGGCATGATCTACACGAAGGAGACGCTCCTCGCCCTCGAGCCCGCGGGGCCCCACGGGGTACCCACCTCGCCCGTGCCCATTCCGGCCGACCGGAAGGGTCCATGACTCCGGCCGTCGTCACCTTCTGGATCCTCGCCGTCCTGGCCGTGGGCTCGGCCGTCGGTCTCGTCATCAGGCGGAACCCCATCCATGGCGCCCTCTTCCTCGTCGTGCACCTGGCCACCCTGGGCGCGTTCTTCCTCCAGATGCGCGCGGAGTTCCTCGCGGCCGCGCAGGTCATCGTCTATGCCGGCGCCATCGCCGTTCTTTTCGTCTTCGCCATCATGGTGCTCATCCCCGGCAAGGAGGAGACGGGCCCGGATCCGCTCCGCGCCCAGCGCTGGCTGGCCGTGCCCGTGGGCGGGCTGCTCCTGGTCGTCCTCTTGGTCATGCTGCGCTCGGGCCTCTTCCGCGGGGCCCCCGCCCCCGGCACGGTGCCGGGCGGGGTCGCCGCGATAGGCCGTGAGCTCTTCACCGACTACCTGTATCCTTTCGAAGTCACTTCGGTCCTGCTCCTGGCCGCCCTGGTTGGTGTCATCGCCCTGACCAAGCGGAGGACGGCGTGACGCCGGACCGATTGACTTCGCCAGATCGTCTCAGCCCTCGCCTCGCGGCAGGGCCGCTCAGCTCGAACGACTTACTCAGCCCTCGCCTCGCGGCAGGGCCGCTCCGCTCGAACGACCACGTTCTCGGTCGCCGCCGACCCTCAACGTACATACAGGTACGCCTCGGGCCGGCGGCTCCCTCGGGCGTGGCGGTTCGAGCTGAGGGGCGAAGCCCCGAGGCGAGGGCTGAGTTGATGTGGCTCGTCACTCGACCCGGCGATGTTCGCCTAGAGGTTTTGTAGCATGGTGCCGACCTCCTGGTACGTGGGACTCTCGGCGGTGCTGTTCGTCATCGGGGTGTTGGGGGTTCTGGTGCGGCGCAACCCGCTCGTCATCTTCATGTCCATCGAGATCATGCTCAACGCGGCCAATCTGGCCTTCGTGGCTTTCGGCCAGCAGCATGGTTCTGTCGACGGGCAGGCCCTGGTCTTCTTCGTCCTGTGCGTCGCGGCCGCGGAAGTCGCCGTGGGGCTCGCGATCATCGTGGCCATTTTCCGGCTCCGCCGCCGCCTTTCGGTGGACGAGCTGTCGCTGATGCGGGGGTAAGGCATGGCTCAGATGAAAACGATGGCGCCCAGTGCCCGGCTCGACAGCGAGCTGGCCAAGCGCCTGCTCGCCCAGATGCAGCTCATTCGCCGCTTCGAGGAGAAGGCGGCGGAGATGTATGCCATGGGCAAGATCGGCGGCTTTCTCCATCTCTACATCGGCCAGGAGGCGGTGGCCGTGGGCGCCACCGCGGCCTGCCGTCCGGACGACTATGCCGTGGCATCCTACCGGGAGCACGGCCATTGCCTCGCCAAGGGCTCAGACCCCAAGCGCATCATGGCCGAGCTCTTCGGACGCTTGGACGGCCTCAGCAAGGGCAAGGGCGGCTCCATGCACCTCTTCGACAAGAGCGTCAACTTCCTGGGCGGGCACGGCATCGTGGGCGCTCACCTGCCCCTGGCCGCGGGGGCGGGCTTCGCCATCAAGTACCAGGGGGGCGACCAGGTCGTGGTCTGCTATTTCGGCGATGGTGCCGTGCCCGAGGGTGAGTTCCACGAGTCGCTCAACCTTGCCGCGCTGTGGAAGCTGCCCGTCATCTATCTCTGCGAGAACAATCGTTACGCCATGGGCACGGCCATTCACCGTGCCCTGGCCCAGACGGAGATCTGGCGCTTCGCCGAGACGTACGGCATCAAGGGCGAGGCCGTGGACGGCATGGATGTCCTGGCCATCCGCGACTGCGTGGGGCGCGCCGTCGAGCGCGCGCGACGGGACAAGGTGCCCGCGCTCATCGAGGCGCGCACCTACCGCTTCCGCGGTCACTCGATGCGCGATCCCGCGGGCGCCATCTATCGCACCAAGGAAGAGGTGGAGCGGGAGAAGCAGCGCGACCCGATCGTCCTCTTCTCCGAGCGCTGCCTCAAGGACGGCGCCCTCACCGAGGCCGACCTCAAGCTCATCGAGAAGGCGGTGGCCGATCAGGTGGACGAGGCGGTGGCCTTCGCGGAGGCCTCGCCCGAGCCGCCGCCGGAAGAGCTGTTCACCGACGTGTACAAGGACTAGCGAGAATTATGCGCGACGCCATGCTCCCCCTCACTATCTCAGCCCTCGCCTCGGGCTTCGCCGCTCAGCTCGAAGTGCGGCCCTCTCCCCCACT
This Candidatus Methylomirabilota bacterium DNA region includes the following protein-coding sequences:
- the nuoK gene encoding NADH-quinone oxidoreductase subunit NuoK, which encodes MVPTSWYVGLSAVLFVIGVLGVLVRRNPLVIFMSIEIMLNAANLAFVAFGQQHGSVDGQALVFFVLCVAAAEVAVGLAIIVAIFRLRRRLSVDELSLMRG
- a CDS encoding complex I subunit 1 family protein, giving the protein MSGPALDLLLQAMPVAFIMFVVLNFGGLLTWVERKQSAIMQDRIGANRASIFGIRILGLLHPLADAVKMLTKEDFMPAHADRMLFKLAPFVSVFFALGAFASIPFGDTLRIFGREIQLQAVTLNVGILYVLAMLSLGVYGLMMAGWASANNYALLGGQRAAALMISAEVAIGASIMGVVMVYGSLNMQDIARAQGLPLLPQYFGPWIPAWGILTQPLAFLLFLTAGIAATKRIPFDMPEGESEIIGYFIEYSGMKFGMFAMADFLETVVIAGMTTALFLGGWQVPYLQASGFVFPWGLEVSLPHLLVTALQVGAFLTKVVAMIWFLMLIRWTLPRFRYDQAMRLGWLGLFPLSILNIVVTGFVILLLGRA
- a CDS encoding NADH-quinone oxidoreductase subunit J, coding for MTPAVVTFWILAVLAVGSAVGLVIRRNPIHGALFLVVHLATLGAFFLQMRAEFLAAAQVIVYAGAIAVLFVFAIMVLIPGKEETGPDPLRAQRWLAVPVGGLLLVVLLVMLRSGLFRGAPAPGTVPGGVAAIGRELFTDYLYPFEVTSVLLLAALVGVIALTKRRTA
- a CDS encoding NADH-quinone oxidoreductase subunit I, whose product is MAASYKSANTPADPKHSSRLGLRQHFYLAEVLGGLKLTGIRFFANMWRHTLHTVFRVKSARGAVTIQYPDERRPYATRLRSLHRLVRREDGSPRCVACMMCETVCPAHCIYIVATEHPNPEIEKVPERFDIDLGKCVFCGYCVEACPEDAIRMDTGILEFSSYSRGGMIYTKETLLALEPAGPHGVPTSPVPIPADRKGP
- the pdhA gene encoding pyruvate dehydrogenase (acetyl-transferring) E1 component subunit alpha, encoding MAQMKTMAPSARLDSELAKRLLAQMQLIRRFEEKAAEMYAMGKIGGFLHLYIGQEAVAVGATAACRPDDYAVASYREHGHCLAKGSDPKRIMAELFGRLDGLSKGKGGSMHLFDKSVNFLGGHGIVGAHLPLAAGAGFAIKYQGGDQVVVCYFGDGAVPEGEFHESLNLAALWKLPVIYLCENNRYAMGTAIHRALAQTEIWRFAETYGIKGEAVDGMDVLAIRDCVGRAVERARRDKVPALIEARTYRFRGHSMRDPAGAIYRTKEEVEREKQRDPIVLFSERCLKDGALTEADLKLIEKAVADQVDEAVAFAEASPEPPPEELFTDVYKD